The nucleotide window CCCCCGATCCGACGGGTCCACCAGACACCGAACCGGCCGCCCACCACGCGATCACTCTATTCACCAGAAGGGCGGGCCGGCGTCGTCCGCGCGAATGATCTCTGCCCGCCGGACGGGCTACCCCGAGCCCGCCTCGGGCGTCAGCGGCCGTGGCGTTGCGGCGGTCTGCGACGGCCGCAGATTCGCTCCGCCGGCCGACGCGACAGAACCGGCCCCGGCGCCATCGTGGTCTGGTCCCCAGATCGGGACGAAACCACGAAAGGAACGCAATCATGCCTCAACAGACCTGGCGGATCATCGGAGCCATCACGCTCCTCATCGGCCTTGCCAGCCTGATCATCACCACCCCGATGCAGTGGGCACTGACCGCCGGCGGCGGCGATCCCGCGCGGGTGGCCGCGACGCACCCGGATGCCTGGACGGTGATGGGATTGTTTGCCGTACTCGGCCCGGCGGTGTGGATCATCGGGGTCCTGACTGTCGCGAGGTCAGCCAACGGCCGGGGCTGGCTGCTCAGCACGATCGGCGGACTGATCGCCTCGCTGGCGTTGGCCTGCGGCGTCGGGCACCTTGCGGTCTACTTCACGCTGCTGGGCGATCTGACCGGTGCCGGGCTCCAGCAGTCGACGATCCGCGCGGTGCTGTCAGCCGACGGCGCCAACCCCATCTCAACGACCCTGCTGCTGGTCTTCCTGGCCGGCTTCACCATCGGCCCGGTGCTGCTGAGCGTCGGCCTGCGACGAGCAGGCCTGGTGCCGGTCTGGCTGCCGGTCGCGGCGGTGATTGCCGGTGTCGCCAACTTCGCCGGCGGTCCTGTCGCCGGCTCGATCCAGCTGGTGATGCTGATCGCGACCTATCTGCCGATGGCAAGAGTCCTGCAACGTGCGAACCCGGAGAGCACAACAACCCGCGCCGGATCAGCAGACGACAACCGCCTTCGGGTCTGAAGGCGGTGCTGACATCGACGCGGGTATTGGGGGGCCAGCGAACCGGGGACGGTTCTCCTGGCGCCGGACTTACTTGCCTGCGCGGCGGCGCTGGATGCGCGTACGCTTCAGCAGCTTGCGGTGCTTCTTCTTCGCCATCCGCTTCCGGCGCTTCTTGATAACCGAACCCACGTGTGGACCTCTCCATCTCCCCAGGTCAGCGACCCGGGACCAACACCCTGTTGGCATTTGCACGATTGTCGACCGGGAACTCACACCTGACGGCGTGCCCCTCACAGTTTGCAGGGGCCGGACAAGACAGTGATGCTACCCGTGCGGGGCACACCCGCGCGAATCCGCGTTGACTCATCGAAAATGCCCGCGTAGGTCGTGTCGTTGACTCATCTCAAGTTGCCCGCGTGGGACCTCTCGTTGGATGGAGCTCTCGATGGCGGCGCGGAAGGCGATCACTCAAGCCCAGTTGGACAAGTGGCCGAAGGCGACGAAGGCGGAGAAGTCGGCGATCTTGGATGCGGTCTGCCAGGTGACGGGCTGGCATCGTGATCATGCCCGCAAGGCGATCCGGATCGCGTTGGCCCACCGTGCCCACGGTGGCCCGCCTCCGCGTAAGCAGCGTGAGCCGGTGCTGACCTACGACCAGGCCGCGGTCGATCTGCTGCAACGCTGTTGGGCCGTGCTGGACGGGCCGAGCGGCAAACGGTTGAAACCGGCCCTGGCCGACGTGTTGAACAACCTGGCCCGGCACGGCCACCTCGACGGCATCGACCCCACGGTGATCGCCCAGGTCCGGCAGATGTCACCGGCCACCATCGACCGCCGGCTGGCACCGGCCCGGATCGGTCTGGTCGCAGGCAAGGGCATCTCCCACACCCGGCCCGGATCGTTGCTGAAATCGTCGATCCCGATGAAAACCTGGCACGAGTGGAACGAGTCGATCCCCGGCATCATCCAGATCGACCTGGTCGGCCACGACGGCGGCGACGCCAACGGCCACTTCCACTACAGCCTCGATGCCACCGATGTGGCCACCGGCTGGACCGAAACGATCACCGTCAGGTCCAAGGGCGAGCGGATCGTGGCCGCCGGGCTGGAACAGCTCTGGCTGCGTTTTCCCTTCCACGTCAGTGGAATCCACTCCGACAACGGTTCGGAGTTCATCAACCACCACCTGCTGAAATGGTGCACCACCCGCAAGATCAACTTCTCCCGCGGCCGCGCCTCACACTCCAACGATCAAGCCCACGTCGAGCAGAAGAACTGGTCGGTGGTCCGCCGCAACGTGGGCTACTACCGCTACGACAGCCCGCGCGAGCTCGACCTGCTGAACCAGGTCTGGCCGCTGGTCTCACTCCAGGTCAACCTGTTCCTGCCCCAGCAACGCCTGATCTCCAAAACCCGCCACGGCGCCACCGTCACCAAACGCCACGACACCGCCGCCACCCCGATGGATCGACTCCTCACCCGGTTCGGCGACATGGTCGACCCCCACGACCTTGACCGGTTGCAGACCCTGCACCACGACACCGACATCGAGCAGCTGAAATATCAGATCACCGACCTCCAGGCCAACCTGCTCGAACTGGCCCGACGCCGAGGCCAGGTCCAACGCCGAGCCAAGACCAACCACGTCTACCTCAGCAAACGCAAAATGCCCCGAACCAAGCGGGCACCTTCCGATGAGTCAACGACTCAAAACACGCGGGCATCTTGACATGAGGCAACATGGAATCGTAGCCGCACGGCCGCCGGATGGGCGCTCGGCGGGCGACCGGCTCGTTGACGAGCGCGTCGGGTTCGGCTGGAATCGGTGCGTGCATCCTGCTGAGGTGACGGCGCTGGCCGGCCGGCTGGGCATCAGCCCCACCGGTGTGCCGACGCCGGTCACACCGGGTCTGAGCGGCAACGAGCTGTGGCGGTTGAGCACTGCGGACGGCGATCGGGTCCTGCGGGTGTTTCCGCCCGGAACACCGATCGAGCTCGCCGATCGCGAGGTCGCCGCGCACCGATCAGCCGCCGAGCACGGCCTTCGGACACCACGGGTGATCGGCACCGCCGAGGTCGCCAGTCGCCCGGCACTGGCGATGGACTGGGTCGAGGGCGTCTCGGTGGCGGACGCCCTGTGGTCCGGCGAAGACTCCGAACGACTGGGTGCCCGGTGCGGCGCCGAGCTGGCCCGCCTGCATCAGGTCGTCGACGTGCCGCCGATCATCGCCGGCCGGGACTGGATCGACTGGGCCGGTCCGCACGCCGACGAGCTGCGGCCCCGGCTCCGGCTCATCGGCAGCGATTATCGGCTGCTGCATCTGGATTTCCATCCGGAGAACCTGATCATCGGCGCAGACGCGCCGGATCAGCTCTGGGTCTTCGACTGGGCCAACGTACGCGTCGGGCCACCGGTCGCCGACCTGGCCCGGACGTTGTCGATCATGGACCTGGTCGCCGAAGCCGTGCCCGGCCTGACTGATCACCAACGGCGCAACGCCAACCGCTTCCGCGGCGGTCTGCTCAGCGGCTACGCGGCAGCCGGCGGCGATGTCGACGTGCCCCCGTTGATCATGGCCTGGGCGTACGCCGTACAGCTTGTTGATCTTGCCGCCAGCTGGGTGCCGCACTGGTACTTCGACCGGCTGCGGGCCCGGTATCGGGGATTGGTCCCCTCCGACGGTCAGCCCGGCTGAAGTCCCAACTTCGTGATCGACTCCTCCCGCATCTGCCCCTTCCTGATCTTGCCGGTGACGGTCATCGGGAAGTCGTCGGTCAAGATCACGTAGCGCGGGATCTTGTAGTGCGCCAGCCGGTCGCGGCAGTAGACCCGCAACGCCTTGGCCGTCAGGGGTTCGGCACCGGCACGGAGTCTGATCCAGGCGCAGATTTCCTCGCCGTACTTGGCATCCGGGACGCCGACCACCTGGACATCGGCGATGTCGGGATGGCCGTAGAGGAACTCCTCGATCTCGCGCGGGTAGACGTTCTCGCCGCCGCGGATGACCATGTCCTTGATCCGGCCGACGATGGTGAGGTAGCCGTCGGCGCGCATCACACCAAGATCACCGGTGTGCATCCAACCGTCGGCGTCGATCGCTGCCGCGGTCTTCTCCGGCTCCTGCCAGTACCCGAGCATCACCGAGTAGCCCCTGGTGCAGAACTCACCCGGTTCGCCGCGCGGCGCGGTGTTGCCGGACGGGTCGATGATCTTGACCTCGACATGCGGGTGCACCCGGCCGACGGTGGCCGTACGCGCTTCCACGTCGTCGTCGCGCAGCGTCTGGGTGGACACCGGTGAGGTCTCGGTCATCCCGTACGCGATGGACACCTCCCGCATGCCCATGTCGGTCATGCACCGCTTCATCACTTCGACCGGGCAGTTCGAGCCGGCCATGATGCCCGTCCGCAGGCTGCTCAGGTCGTAGCCGGCGAAGTCGGGCAGGTCGAGCTCGGCGATGAACATCGTCGGCACCCCGTACAACGCGGTCGCATGCTCGGCCTGCACCGCGGCCAGCGACGCCGCCGGGTCGAATCCCTCGCTGGGGATGATCATGGTTGCGCCGTGGGTGGTGCAGCCGAGGTTGCCCATCACCATCCCGAAGCAGTGGTAGAAGGGCACCGCGATCACCAGCCGATCGGCCTCGGTGAAGCCGATCGTCTCGGTGACGAAGTAGCCGTTGTTGGCGATGTTGCGGTGGCTGAGGGTTGCGCCCTTGGGATAGCCGGTGGTGCCGGACGTGTACTGGATGTTGATCGGATCGTCGGGCTGCAACGTCGCCGAGATCCGAGCCACCGCGTCGGCCGGGACCTCCGCCGCGGCCATGATCAACTCCTGCCAGGACGGTTCGCCGAGATAGATGATCTTGGTCAGCGCCGGGCAGTCGGGAGCCACCTCGTCCAGCATCGCTCGGTAGTCGCTGGACTTGAAGCTGGGCGCGCTGACCACCACCGAGCAGCCGGACTGGTTCAACGCATAGCGCAGCTCGTGGCTGCGGTAGGCCGGGTTGAGGTTGACCAGGATCACGCCGAGCTTCGCGGTGGCATACTGCACCAGCGTCCACTCGGCCCGATTCGGCGACCAGATGCCGAGCCGATCCCCGGTGCCGACGCCGAGCCCCAGCAGGCCGCGCGCGATCACGTCGACCTCGGCGTTGAATTCGGCGTAGCTCCAGCGCCGCCCGGTCGCACACTCGACCAGTGCGTCGTTGTCCGGATAGCACCCGGCGATCCGTTCGAGATTGGCGCCGATCGTCTCGTCCAGCAACGACGGTTGATCCGGCCCGGCGGCGTACGACAGGGTCTCGGCGTTGGTCCCGGCCTCATCGACAGGAGTCATGCTGCAACGCTAGTCCGGATTCGATCCTGCTGGACCGGATCCCTACGCTTGCTGCCCATGACCGAGTCCGCTCTCTCTGGGCGGCCGGCGCAGCAATCCGAGGAAGCTCGTACCCTCCAATCGCGGACCAAGCGTCCCGCTGCGCCGGCCTTCGCCACCGTTTCCAGTCCCTACTTCCCGATCCTGGTCGGCCTCTTCGTCGGCGTGATGATGATCAGCAACATCACCGGCACCAAGGGCGTCGTCCTGTTTCCGTTCATCAACTTCCACCTCGGCCCTTTCTCCATGCACGGCCTGGTCACCGACGGCGCCTTCTACCTCTTCCCCGCCGCGTACGTGCTGGGTGACGTGATCAGCGAGGTGTACGGCTTCAAGGCGATGCGCAAGGTGATCATCACCGGTTTCGCCGTGCTGCTGCTGGCCTCGTTGTGCTTCTGGCTCACCATCGAACTTCCGGCCGCCGACTTCTACACCGGGCAAGAGGCGTTCAAGACCGTTGCCGGTGTGGTCCCCCGCTTCCTCGCCGCCGGGCTGGCCGGCTATCTCGTCGGCGAATTCCTGAACTCTCTGGTGCTGGTGAAGATGAAGGCCCGCAGCGGCGAACGCCGGCTCTGGGCGCGCCTGCTCGGCAGCACCGTGGTCGGCGAGTTCGCAGACACGCTGGTCTTCTGCTCCATCGCCGCCGGCGCGCTGGGCATCGCGACCTGGCAGGACTTCGTCAACTACACCGCGATCGGCTTTCTCTGGAAGACCCTGGTCGAGATCCTGGTGATGCCGATCACCTATCGGGTCACCGCGTGGCTGAAGAAGAAGGAACCCAGTTACGGCGAGGCGCTCCGCGCCCAATCCGTGCTCTGATCCGAGCGCCCGGGCGAATCTGCCGGCGAGCTGCACCAGGAATCGGCAGAATCCCGACCATCTCGCCGGCAGATTTTCTGTGGCCCTAGATCTGCGCGTCGATGGCTCGCAGATTGGTGATCGTACGATTCCGCCGCTGAGCCGTCCAGGCGGTGGTGTGACCCTCGGGCGGCGGGGCGCCGATGATCGTCATCAGCAGGTGCACCGGCGGCCAGTCGGGAAGATCAACTCCGCGGGCGTTGCGGTAGCTGTCCCAGAATGCCTTGCGGAGCAAGGAAAACTCCAACTCGTGCTCCCAGATGCCGAAGCCCCACTCGCCGAAATCGAAGTCGCTCAGCGGGTGCTGTACGCCGGCGCTCTCCCAGTCGATCAGACCGCAGACGTCGCCGTCGCTGTTGATCATGATCTGACCCTCGTTGATGTCGCGATGGGTGAGCGTCGGCTGGAGCACAAGACACGGCTCGATCACCTGCAGCCACCGATCGACCCGGGTCGCCGGCAGCTCGGCTGCGACGGCGAGATCGAAGCTGAGCTTCTCCAACCGGGATTCGACCAGGTAGTCCTCGAAATGCCGCAGCTCGGCCTCCATCGGGTCCGGGCTGCCCGGCGTCGGATTGCCAATGGCAGCAGGGATTTCGGAGATGTTGATCTTGTGATAGGAGGCGACCAGCTCGCCCAACTGGGTCAGCGTCCGCTGCCAGCGACCAAGATCGACATTGTCCTGCAGGGCTGCCCAGGACCGCGCCCGATAGCGGGTGATCATGGTCACCGGATAGGGCCACAGCTCGTCGTCGACGATCCGGGCCAGCAGTCGCGGCACCGGAATCCCGTACGAGGTCAGCAGGGGCAACGCGACCGCTTCGCGTTCGAGACCCGGCACCCACCGATGGCTGCGCGGCAGCAACAGCACCCGGTCCTCGGCCAGGATCGCGAAGCGATGCCATCCCTCGCCGGTCAGTCGGACACCGGACAGGTCTGCGGTTTCGAGCACTTCGCGCAGCCGATTGCGCTGCGGCGGGGTGAGGACGACTTCGAGCGCACTGGAGTCGAGTGCGTTGGGATTGGTCACGTACGAGGATTCAAACAGTCTGGGAAGGCGTCTGGCTAACCGGTCTCGAAGTAGGAGCCGCGAAGGTAGTCGTGCACCGCCTTCTCGGGGACACGGAAGCTGCGGCCGAACCTGGCCGCCTCCAACTCACCGGAATGGATCATCCGGTAGACCGACATCTTCGAGACTCGCATCACCGAGGCGACCTCGGCAACGGTCAGGAACTTGACGCCCGCCAGCGACCCGCCGATCGGGGTCACGTCGGGTGAATCCGACTCGTTCGTCATCTGAGCACACCGTTTCCGACCCGCGTCGTGGCTGGCTTCCCCTCCAGCGTCGTGCGCGCGTCTAGTGTGAGAGTAGTGGCAAGCGAGGCTTTTGGGAAAGCCGCAGGGTGTACATTTCGCCGACACGCCGCAGCAGAGGCTTGACCCGGGCTCCGACGACTGGTGAGGACAGGCTCGCCTGGCTGGACGAAGCGTCGCAGCGAGAGCAATGTTGGACCCGCAGATCGCCGTCGATCCCGGAGGCTCGTCATGACCACCATCAGCTTGCCGCTCATCAACACCTGCACGGTCGAGGGTTGCTCCTACAACCACGATCACGACTGTCACGCCGGGGCGATCACGGTGATCGAGGAGACCTCGGCCTGCGGAACCTACTTCGCTCAGGGTGACAAGGGCGGTGTCCGGGAGACCGGCCACGTCGGCGCTTGTCACCGGGCCGACTGCGTACACAACTCCGAACTCGAGTGCACAGCGGACGGAATCATGATCGGCGCCGGCGGCGACGTCGCCGACTGCCTCACCTTCCAGCCCCGCTGAGCTTCAGAGTCCCGGGTCGAGGCCGAGTTCGGGGAACACCGCGCGCCGGGTCGCCAGGATGGCCTGATCGAGTCGACTGGCCGGGTCGATGCCGTCGGTGAACGGGGTGTAGTCGACCGGGCAGCCGTCGGTCATCACCGTCGGCGCGGTCGGCCCGATGGTGTCTCGCCAGCGCTGCGGAATCTCCGCCTCCGACGCGATCGGAGTACCCGAAACCACGCCGAGCAGGTGCGCCCAGGCCCGCGGCACCACGTCGACCAGCGCGTAGCCGCCGCCACCGGCGGCAACCCAGCGACCTTCGGTCAGTTCGTCGGCCAACTCGGCCAGCGCCAGGTACGACGCACGCTGCCCGTCCACGCTCAGCCGCAGGTCGGCCAGCGGATCGTGCTTGTGCGAATCACAGCCGTGCTGGGTGACCAGAACAGTCGGCTCGAACGCCGCCACCGCCTCCGGCACGATCGCGTGAAAGGCCCGCAGCCATTCCCGGTCGTTGGTGCCCGACGGTAGCGCCACGTTGACAGCGCTACCCGGCGCCTGCGGCCCGCCGGTCTCGTGCGGAAACCCGGTACCGGGGAAGAGTTTGACCGGCGTCTCGTGCAGGCTGACCGTCAGCACCCGCGGCTCGTTGTAGAAGATGGTCTGCACGCCGTCGCCGTGATGTACGTCGACGTCGACGTAGGCCACCCGTTCGCAGCCGGCATCGAGCAGCCAGCGGATGGCTGCCGCCAGGTCGTTGTAGATACAGAATCCGCTCGCAGCACCGGGCATCGCGTGATGCAGCCCGCCGGCGATGTTGACCGCCCGTCGCACCTCACCGCGCCAGACACTACGGGCGGCGTCGACGCTCGCGGTGACCACCTGGGCCGACACCTCGTGCATGCCTTCGAACACGGGATTGTCGTCGGTGCCCAACCCGTAGATCGGGTTCGGTTCGGCCGCACGGACGGCGTCGATGTAGTCGGCGGTGTGCACACTGGCGACCAGGTCGTCGTCGGCCGGTGACGGTTCGACGACCTGCAGCCGATCCAGCACGCCGAATTCCCGCGCCAGCGAGATCGCGCTGTCGACCCGTCCGGGCGCCATCGGATGCAACGGCCCGAAGTCGTACCGGGTCAGCGGATCCGAAAGGATCAGCCGAGCCCCCGCAGCAGTGTCGGCAACCATCAACGATCGCCGGCGCTGCGGGACGTGCTGCGGGCCCCGTCGGCCAGGTCGCGGCTGCGATCCCTGGCGGCCTCGGTAGCAGCGAGGAACGCTGCCCGCAGCTTGTGATCCTCCAGCACCCGGATGGCGGCGGCGGTGGTGCCGCCCGGCGAGGTCACCCGCTCCCGCAGCACCGACGGGTGATCACCGGTCTCCTTGAGCAGCTTGGCCGACCCGTACACGGTCTGCACGGCCAACTGGGTCGCGGTCTGCCGTGGCAGTCCGAGATGCACGCCGCCTTCGATCATCGACTCGACCAGCAGGAAGAGGTACGCCGGTCCGCTGCCGGAGATCGCGGTGACCGCGTCCTGATACTTCTCCGCGACGATCGCCACCTCGCCGGTGGCCGACAGCAACTTGGCCACCTGCTCGACCTGATCGTCGCTGGTGTGGGCACCGGCCGAGAGCGTGGCCATCCCCTCGTCCACCTGCGCCGCGGTGTTGGGCATCACCCGGACGACCGCGGCGCCGGCCGGCAGCCGTGCCTCGATCACTTCGGTGGCGACGCCGGCAGCCAGCGATACCACCAACGTCTCCGGCGACAGCACCGGAGCGATCTCGTCCAGAACGGTGCCGAGGTCCTGCGGTTTCACCGCGATCAGCACAGTCTCCGCCCCGGCCACCGCCTGGGCGTTGGCCGCGGCCGTCCGTACGCCGTGCCGTTCGGCCAGTTGCTCGCGTCGTTCGGGTCGCCGGGCGGTGACCACGATGTCGGTGGCCTCCCAGCCTGCCCGGAGCAGTCCGGAGAAGACCGTCTCCCCCATCACCCCGGCGCCGATCACGGCGAGTTTGGTCACGGCGCGACCAGTTCCTCGGGCTGTCCGTACGAGCCGGCCACCGGACGTGACGACACCAGCTCGGCAATCTGCACCGCGTTCAGCGCGGCACCCTTGCGCAGGTTGTCGTTGGCGATGAACAGCACCAGTCCGCGGCCGGCCGGCGCCGACTGGTCGGCCCGGATCCGGCCGACGAAGGACGGGTCCTGCCCGGCCGCCTGCAACGGAGTCGGGATGTCACTGAGCGCGACCCCCGGCGCGACGGACAGCAGCTCGGTCGCCCGCTCGGGGCTGATCGGCTCGGCGAATTCGGCATGAATGGCCAGCGAGTGACCGGTGTAGACGGGCACTCGGACGCAGGTGCCGGCGACGAGCAGCTCGGGCAGATGCAGGATCTTGCGGGACTCGTTGCGGAGCTTCTGCTCCTCGTCGGTCTCGGCGCTGCCGTCGTCGACGATCGAGCCGGCCAGCGGCAGCACGTTGTACGCGATCGGCCGGGCGTAGGCCGACGGCTCGGGAAAGTGGACGGCCGACCCGTCGAAGGCGAGCCGGGCGGACTCGGCGGTGACCGCCTGCGCCTGTCCCGCCAACTCGGCCACCCCGGCGCCGCCGGAGCCGGACACGGCTTGGTAGGTGGCGACGACCAGCCGGGTCAGTCGGGCGGCCTTGTTCAGCGGGGCGAGCACCGGCATCGCGGCCATGGTGGTGCAGTTCGGATTCGCGATGATGCCCTTCGGCGGGGCGATCGCATCCTCCGGGTTGACCTCGGAGACGACCAGCGGGACGTCCGGATCCATCCGCCAGGCCGACGAGTTGTCGATCACCACCGCGCCGGCGGCGGCAACCCGCGGCGCCAGCTGCTTGGAGGCGTGCTTGCCGTTGGAGAACAGCGCGATGTCCAGCCCGGAGAAGTCCGCGGTCTCGGAGTCCTCGACCGTGATCTGGGTGCCCTTCCACGGCAGTTTGGTGCCGGCGGACCGGGCGGAGGCAAAGAAACGGATCTCGGACACGTCGAAAGTGCGCTCGTCCAGCAGGCGACGCATCACGCCGCCGACCTGACCGGTCGCACCGAATACTCCAACTCGCATGTGCCGAGCATAAGAGCAGACCCGCCGACGGCCGCATTTTGCGCCAACGGATGGACGGCGCCCCGGGTAGCGGGAAGATAGCCGGGTGAGCGACGCCACCGCACCGGTCCCGGATCAGATCACCGGCAACCGATCGGGGATGCCGCCGCGCTGGGCCGGCATCGAGGTGGTGCTGGTGCTGGCAGTGTCGCTGGGACAGTCGGCGATCTATTCGATCTTGAGCATCATCGATCGGGTGACCCGGCAGCAGGCGTTGAATCAGCAGGCATCACAGCTCAACACCTCGGTCACGCCGGACCGGCCGTGGCTGGACCTGAGCTACCAACTGGTCAACATCATCTTCCCGCTGGTGCCGGTGCTACTGGCGCTGTATCTGCTGGCCCTGCACAACCCGTACGGTGAACGGCGGTCCTGGCGGGTGATCGGCTTCGACCTGCGTCGACCCGGATTTGATCTTGGTCTGGGTGCGTTGACCGCGCTCTGCATCGGCGTCCCCGGGCTCGGCCTCTATCTCGGTGCTCGGGCGCTGGGGCTGAACACTCAGGTGCAGGCGGCCAACCTCGCCGACAACTGGTGGACCATCCCGGTGTTGATCATCGCCGCTGCGCAGAACGCGATCCTGGAGGAAACGATCATGATCGGCTTCCTCTACACCCGCTTCCGGCAACTGAACTGGGCCTGGCCGGTGATCATCATCGTCAGCGCGGTGATCCGCGGCAGCTACCACCTCTACCAAGGATTCGGCGGCTTCGCCGGCAACTTGATCATGGGCGTGATCTTCGGATTGATCTACCTGAAGTGGAAGCGGGTGATGCCACTGGTGGTCACCCACACTCTGCTCGACATCGCGGCCTTCGTCGGCTACTGGCTACTGGCCCCGCACCTCAGCTGGCTCAAGTGAGGAATCAGACCGCGCTGGCGACACCGGTGGAGTCGACCGCATAGTCCGACCGCACCGGTGCGCACAGATGGCTGCGAGCAAAGGCCAACGACTCGGCCAGATCCGCTTCGCGCTGGGCCCGGGTGCCGCTGCGGCGGGAGTTCACCTCCAGCACCACGTGACCGGCGAAGTCGTTCTCCGCCAGCTGTCGCAGCACTTCCCCGGCGTGCTGATCACCGCGCCCGGGGACGAGATGCTCGTCCTTCATCGAGCCGCTGCCGTCGGTCAGGTGTACGTGGCCGAGTCGGTCGCCCCAGAGCGCCGCCAACTCCAGCGACTGCTGACCGGCAGTGGACGCGTGGGACAAATCGAGGGTCAGGTCGGGATAGTCGACCTCGGTCGGATCCCACTGCGGCAGGTAGGCCTTCAACTCCGTGCCGGCCATCCGCCACGGATACATGTTCTCCAGACAGAACCTGACCCCGGTCCGTTCGGTCAGGTCCCGCAGCTTCGGTACGAAGTCGCGCGCGTAGTCCCGCTGCCAGCGAAACGGCGGGTGCACCACCACGACGTCGGCGTCGAGCTGCTTCGCCGCCGCCGCGGAACGCTCCAGCTTGACCCAGTTGTCGGTGCCCCAGGTGCGCTGACTGATCAACAGACAGGGCGCGTGCACCGACAGCACCGGGATCTGGTGATAGTCGCGAAGCTTCTCCACCGCGTCGATGTCGGTGGACACCGGGTCGATACCCACCATCAACTCGATGCCGTCGTAACCGAGTCGACCGGCCAGTTCGAAGGCGCTCGAGGTCGTCTCCGGATAGACCGATGAGGTGGACAGGCCGACCAGCGCGGGGGCGAACTTCAGCGGCGGTTCCGCCAGCCCGGCGACCATGGGTCCGTCGTCGGCGGAGGACCCACCGCGGGGTGCGGAACGGTCGTCGAAGTTGGCTGACACGGCCCCCAGACTAGTGCGGTCCGGCTATGGACGTGCCCTGCAACTGCTTAACGATTGCGCCGCGTAGGCTGCGGCCGTGCCGGAAGTCATGATGGGTTTCCCCCGGGCGTACGCAGAATTCACCAACCCGGACGACGAGACCGAGGTGTATCGGATCGACCTGACCTGGTTGACCTCTCGGTGGGAGTGCATCTTCGGCAACGGCTGCCCCGGGATCTACGCCGACCGTCCGCACGACGGCTGCTGCACGCTCGGCGCCCACTTCGCCGACGAGGACGACGAGAAGCGCGTCCGCAAGGCGGTCAAACAGCTGACGCCCGAGCTGTGGCAGTACTACAAGGAGGGCAAGAAGCGCGGCTGGGTCGAACTGGAGGACGAGGAGACCCTCACCCGGGGCGAGGAACCCGACCGGAAAACGCGCCGGGTTGACGATGCCTGCATCTTCCTCAACCGTCCCGGCTTTCCCGCCGGCGAAGGTTGTGCCCTGCATCATCTGGCGGTGAAACAGGGCCGGCATTTCCACGAGACCAAGCCGGACGTCTGCTGGCAACTGCCGATCCGCCGGCAGTTCCGCGAGGTCGAGCGGACCGACGGCACCTCGTACACGGAGGTCAGCATCGGCGAATACTCCCGTGACGGCTGGGGACCGGGCGGTCACGATCTGGATTGGTACTGCACCGCCAACACCGACGCGCATCACGGCAAGGAACCCGTGTACGTGAACAACAAGCCCGAATTGGTGGCCCTGATGGGTGCCCGCGGCTACGAACTCCTCAAGCAGTACTGCGAGGAGTTCGAGAGCCGCCGCGGCACCCTGCTCCGGCACCCCGCCGATCCGCCCCGCTGACCACCTCCTCCGCCCCAGGTCGGTCTGGTCGAGTGACACTTCCCGCGCATCCACGGTTCTCCCGCGTAGGTTCGAACTTCCGCGGCAGCGCCGGAGGTGCGCGGGAAGCATCTTTGGCGTCAGGAAGGTACGCGGGAGCACCGGAGGTGCGCGGGAACAGGGGCGCCCGGCGCCGCCCGTGCTGGCCGTTCGTTTTCCAACCACAGT belongs to Microlunatus elymi and includes:
- a CDS encoding 30S ribosomal protein bS22 encodes the protein MGSVIKKRRKRMAKKKHRKLLKRTRIQRRRAGK
- a CDS encoding queuosine precursor transporter; the protein is MTESALSGRPAQQSEEARTLQSRTKRPAAPAFATVSSPYFPILVGLFVGVMMISNITGTKGVVLFPFINFHLGPFSMHGLVTDGAFYLFPAAYVLGDVISEVYGFKAMRKVIITGFAVLLLASLCFWLTIELPAADFYTGQEAFKTVAGVVPRFLAAGLAGYLVGEFLNSLVLVKMKARSGERRLWARLLGSTVVGEFADTLVFCSIAAGALGIATWQDFVNYTAIGFLWKTLVEILVMPITYRVTAWLKKKEPSYGEALRAQSVL
- a CDS encoding phosphotransferase family protein, with protein sequence MHPAEVTALAGRLGISPTGVPTPVTPGLSGNELWRLSTADGDRVLRVFPPGTPIELADREVAAHRSAAEHGLRTPRVIGTAEVASRPALAMDWVEGVSVADALWSGEDSERLGARCGAELARLHQVVDVPPIIAGRDWIDWAGPHADELRPRLRLIGSDYRLLHLDFHPENLIIGADAPDQLWVFDWANVRVGPPVADLARTLSIMDLVAEAVPGLTDHQRRNANRFRGGLLSGYAAAGGDVDVPPLIMAWAYAVQLVDLAASWVPHWYFDRLRARYRGLVPSDGQPG
- a CDS encoding AMP-binding protein, with protein sequence MTPVDEAGTNAETLSYAAGPDQPSLLDETIGANLERIAGCYPDNDALVECATGRRWSYAEFNAEVDVIARGLLGLGVGTGDRLGIWSPNRAEWTLVQYATAKLGVILVNLNPAYRSHELRYALNQSGCSVVVSAPSFKSSDYRAMLDEVAPDCPALTKIIYLGEPSWQELIMAAAEVPADAVARISATLQPDDPINIQYTSGTTGYPKGATLSHRNIANNGYFVTETIGFTEADRLVIAVPFYHCFGMVMGNLGCTTHGATMIIPSEGFDPAASLAAVQAEHATALYGVPTMFIAELDLPDFAGYDLSSLRTGIMAGSNCPVEVMKRCMTDMGMREVSIAYGMTETSPVSTQTLRDDDVEARTATVGRVHPHVEVKIIDPSGNTAPRGEPGEFCTRGYSVMLGYWQEPEKTAAAIDADGWMHTGDLGVMRADGYLTIVGRIKDMVIRGGENVYPREIEEFLYGHPDIADVQVVGVPDAKYGEEICAWIRLRAGAEPLTAKALRVYCRDRLAHYKIPRYVILTDDFPMTVTGKIRKGQMREESITKLGLQPG
- a CDS encoding integrase catalytic domain-containing protein, with product MAARKAITQAQLDKWPKATKAEKSAILDAVCQVTGWHRDHARKAIRIALAHRAHGGPPPRKQREPVLTYDQAAVDLLQRCWAVLDGPSGKRLKPALADVLNNLARHGHLDGIDPTVIAQVRQMSPATIDRRLAPARIGLVAGKGISHTRPGSLLKSSIPMKTWHEWNESIPGIIQIDLVGHDGGDANGHFHYSLDATDVATGWTETITVRSKGERIVAAGLEQLWLRFPFHVSGIHSDNGSEFINHHLLKWCTTRKINFSRGRASHSNDQAHVEQKNWSVVRRNVGYYRYDSPRELDLLNQVWPLVSLQVNLFLPQQRLISKTRHGATVTKRHDTAATPMDRLLTRFGDMVDPHDLDRLQTLHHDTDIEQLKYQITDLQANLLELARRRGQVQRRAKTNHVYLSKRKMPRTKRAPSDESTTQNTRAS
- a CDS encoding phosphotransferase family protein — encoded protein: MTNPNALDSSALEVVLTPPQRNRLREVLETADLSGVRLTGEGWHRFAILAEDRVLLLPRSHRWVPGLEREAVALPLLTSYGIPVPRLLARIVDDELWPYPVTMITRYRARSWAALQDNVDLGRWQRTLTQLGELVASYHKINISEIPAAIGNPTPGSPDPMEAELRHFEDYLVESRLEKLSFDLAVAAELPATRVDRWLQVIEPCLVLQPTLTHRDINEGQIMINSDGDVCGLIDWESAGVQHPLSDFDFGEWGFGIWEHELEFSLLRKAFWDSYRNARGVDLPDWPPVHLLMTIIGAPPPEGHTTAWTAQRRNRTITNLRAIDAQI